From the Pseudomonas syringae KCTC 12500 genome, the window TCCGTCCTGTTCCGAGCATGCGTTGTTTTGCAGACTTCGATGATTAATATCCCGCCTGGGGAAGTGATTTATCGACCTCGTTCATTCGTACAGTGTTCAGGACACCGAGGTGTACTCATGACTGACCGATTATACAAAACTGTTCTTGCCGACTTATCAACGTCTTTGACGATGCAACCTTTGATGTTCGACGACACAGGCGCTTGCGACGTGGTGGTCGATGAAGAGATTGCGCTGAAAGTGGTCGTGGACCCCGTATTCCAGCGTCTGTTGCTGATCGGACTGATGGACATTTCCCCCGATCTTCCCTTGCAGCGTTTGTTGAGTGGCGCACTTAACCCTCTGTTCAATGATGGACCCGGGTTGGGATGGCATGCAGGCAGCGAGCTGTATATCGGCTTTAAGGCAATTCCCAGAGAAAATGTGAGTGTGGTGACGCTCAAGC encodes:
- a CDS encoding type III secretion system chaperone; amino-acid sequence: MTDRLYKTVLADLSTSLTMQPLMFDDTGACDVVVDEEIALKVVVDPVFQRLLLIGLMDISPDLPLQRLLSGALNPLFNDGPGLGWHAGSELYIGFKAIPRENVSVVTLKQAIAELVEWIKTWRDAH